A genomic window from Streptomyces sp. HUAS YS2 includes:
- a CDS encoding LLM class F420-dependent oxidoreductase gives MRLGINLGYWGAGMDGDNLAVAQEADRLGYDVCWAAEAYGSDAPTVLSWVAAQTSRIDVGSAIMQIPARQPAMTAMTAATLDSLSGGRFRLGLGVSGPQVSEGWYGVKFDKPLARTREYVEIVRKAMTRERLSYSGEHWTLPLPDGPGKPIKLTVHPQREHIPLYIAAIGPKNLEQTGEIADGALLIFPSAEHLEETAISHIRAGREKAGLTMEGFDVHPTLPIALGPDVDALADMFRPYTALYVGGMGSRKQNFYNQLAQRMGYEKEAAEIQEKYLAGDKAGAAAAVPRRLIEQTALLGDVASVADRMTAYAEAGVNTLTLSPAGFTLEERVTALRAGVEALERAGLA, from the coding sequence ATGCGACTGGGCATCAACCTCGGGTACTGGGGCGCCGGAATGGACGGCGACAACCTCGCCGTCGCGCAGGAGGCCGACCGGCTCGGCTACGACGTGTGCTGGGCGGCCGAGGCCTACGGGTCGGACGCCCCGACCGTGCTCTCCTGGGTCGCCGCCCAGACCTCCCGGATCGACGTCGGCTCCGCGATCATGCAGATCCCGGCCCGCCAGCCCGCGATGACCGCGATGACCGCGGCCACCCTGGACTCGCTCTCCGGCGGCCGCTTCCGCCTCGGCCTCGGCGTCTCCGGCCCGCAGGTCTCCGAGGGCTGGTACGGCGTCAAGTTCGACAAACCGCTCGCCCGCACCCGCGAGTACGTGGAGATCGTCCGCAAGGCGATGACCCGCGAGCGCCTCAGCTACTCCGGCGAGCACTGGACGCTGCCGCTGCCCGACGGCCCGGGCAAGCCGATCAAGCTCACCGTGCACCCGCAGCGCGAGCACATCCCGCTGTACATCGCCGCGATCGGCCCGAAGAACCTGGAGCAGACCGGCGAGATCGCCGACGGCGCGCTGCTGATCTTCCCGTCCGCCGAGCACCTGGAGGAGACGGCGATCAGCCACATCCGCGCCGGCCGCGAGAAGGCGGGCCTGACCATGGAGGGCTTCGACGTCCACCCGACGCTGCCGATCGCCCTCGGCCCGGACGTCGACGCCCTCGCGGACATGTTCCGCCCGTACACCGCCCTGTACGTGGGCGGCATGGGCAGCCGCAAGCAGAACTTCTACAACCAGCTCGCGCAGCGCATGGGCTACGAGAAGGAGGCCGCCGAGATCCAGGAGAAGTACCTGGCCGGCGACAAGGCCGGTGCGGCCGCCGCCGTACCGCGGCGGCTCATCGAGCAGACCGCCCTGCTCGGCGACGTGGCATCCGTGGCGGACCGGATGACGGCCTACGCCGAGGCCGGCGTCAACACGCTGACGCTGTCCCCGGCCGGATTCACCCTCGAAGAGCGGGTGACCGCCCTCCGCGCCGGCGTCGAGGCGCTGGAGCGGGCCGGCCTGGCGTAA
- a CDS encoding ferritin-like domain-containing protein, producing the protein MLSARSLFQEIIDDDDSFQLFCSIAASGEAQGGWENGRIAALVPAGMRDMAPKITRHGADEDKHGRIFNALLKKRGLPPVDVPPETDYTMLLEKRGIGLAHEKLKRDEPLTERDIIVYLAHSRVTEQRAADQMDMLVKHFGDHPELGRAIRMICNDEDNHLAYCHEELLRLAYAGHGRLIQRTLRESALTEIGVYRDVSLAVMSHMGRLLHWPGAKSAVLAAGIRAMYAYERAAGWRRMVDLKMPERRDALGGPATPAPAF; encoded by the coding sequence ATGCTCTCGGCCCGAAGCCTGTTCCAGGAAATCATCGACGACGACGACTCCTTCCAGCTCTTCTGCTCCATCGCCGCGAGCGGCGAGGCCCAGGGCGGCTGGGAGAACGGCCGGATCGCCGCGCTCGTACCCGCCGGCATGCGGGACATGGCGCCGAAGATCACCCGGCACGGAGCCGACGAGGACAAGCACGGCAGGATCTTCAACGCGCTGCTCAAGAAGCGCGGCCTGCCGCCCGTCGACGTACCGCCCGAGACCGACTACACCATGCTTCTGGAGAAGCGCGGGATCGGCCTCGCCCACGAGAAGCTCAAGCGCGACGAGCCGCTGACCGAGCGCGACATCATCGTCTACCTCGCGCACAGCCGGGTCACCGAGCAGCGCGCCGCCGACCAGATGGACATGCTGGTCAAGCACTTCGGCGACCATCCCGAACTCGGCCGGGCGATCAGGATGATCTGCAACGACGAGGACAACCACCTCGCCTACTGCCACGAGGAGCTGCTGCGCCTGGCGTACGCCGGCCACGGCCGGCTGATCCAGCGCACCCTGCGCGAGTCCGCCCTCACCGAGATCGGGGTGTACCGCGACGTCAGCCTCGCCGTGATGTCCCACATGGGACGGCTGCTGCACTGGCCCGGGGCCAAGTCGGCCGTCCTCGCCGCAGGCATCCGTGCCATGTACGCGTACGAGCGGGCCGCCGGCTGGCGGCGCATGGTCGACCTGAAGATGCCCGAGCGGCGCGACGCACTGGGCGGACCGGCCACCCCCGCGCCGGCGTTCTGA
- a CDS encoding magnesium and cobalt transport protein CorA — protein MRGVIVDSAIYRGGRRTTGPLDLSDALAECRASGDAFVWVGLYEPTETEFDHVADEFALHPLAVEDALKAHQRPKLEVYDDSLFMVLKPVGYEPESDRVVADELMIFIGNSFVVTVRHGESSPLAQVRRHLEAMPEVLQKGPTAVLYAISDAVVDHYIDVAGELQVDLEELETAVFAPSGNGPGGDPKSTAARIYTAKRQVLEFRRASGPLTAPVSRLAAGTVPFVHEAARPFFRDVSDHLARANEQVEGLDRLLSDVLSAHLAQMGVRQNDDMRKISAWAAMAAVPTMVAGIYGMNFEHMPELGRVWAYPAVILLMTGVVLGLHRLFKRRGWL, from the coding sequence ATACGCGGCGTGATCGTGGACAGTGCCATCTACCGGGGCGGGCGCCGTACGACGGGGCCGCTGGATCTCTCGGACGCGCTGGCGGAGTGCCGGGCGTCCGGGGACGCCTTCGTGTGGGTCGGTCTCTACGAGCCCACCGAGACCGAGTTCGACCACGTGGCGGACGAGTTCGCGCTGCATCCGCTGGCGGTCGAGGACGCGCTGAAGGCGCATCAGCGGCCGAAGCTGGAGGTGTACGACGACTCGCTGTTCATGGTGCTCAAGCCGGTGGGGTACGAGCCGGAGAGCGACCGGGTCGTCGCCGACGAGCTGATGATCTTCATCGGCAACTCGTTCGTGGTGACGGTCCGGCACGGCGAGAGCTCGCCGCTCGCCCAGGTCCGCCGCCATCTCGAGGCGATGCCGGAGGTCCTGCAGAAGGGGCCCACGGCGGTGCTGTACGCGATCAGCGACGCGGTCGTGGACCACTACATCGACGTGGCGGGCGAGCTCCAGGTCGACCTGGAGGAGCTGGAGACGGCGGTGTTCGCGCCGAGCGGCAACGGGCCGGGCGGGGACCCGAAGAGCACCGCCGCCCGGATCTACACGGCCAAGCGGCAGGTGCTCGAGTTCCGCCGGGCCAGCGGCCCGCTCACCGCGCCGGTCTCGCGGCTCGCGGCCGGCACGGTGCCGTTCGTGCACGAGGCGGCGCGGCCGTTCTTCCGGGACGTCAGCGACCATCTGGCCCGGGCCAACGAGCAGGTGGAGGGCCTGGACCGGCTGCTGTCGGACGTGCTGTCGGCGCATCTGGCGCAGATGGGCGTGCGGCAGAACGACGACATGCGCAAGATCTCCGCCTGGGCGGCCATGGCCGCGGTCCCCACCATGGTGGCGGGGATCTACGGCATGAACTTCGAGCACATGCCCGAGCTGGGCCGGGTGTGGGCCTACCCGGCGGTGATCCTGCTGATGACCGGGGTGGTGCTGGGCCTGCACCGCCTGTTCAAGCGGCGGGGCTGGCTGTAG
- a CDS encoding histidine phosphatase family protein: MATLILVRHGRSTANTAGVLAGRTPGIGLDERGAAQAAALPGRLAGVPLAAAVSSPLQRCRETLRPLLDARPGLPLHTDERISECDYGDWSGRKLAELADEPLMAVVQAHASAAAFPGGESMRGMQQRAVDAVRDWNARIEAEHGEDAVYAMCSHGDIIKSVVADALGMHLDLFQRIHVEPCSVTVIRYTRLRPFVLRLGDTGDLAGLAPRDTGDDRGGNTGAAEVGGGAGAP, translated from the coding sequence ATGGCCACGCTGATCCTCGTCCGGCACGGACGTTCCACCGCCAACACCGCCGGGGTGCTCGCCGGGCGGACGCCCGGGATCGGGCTCGACGAGCGGGGTGCCGCGCAGGCCGCCGCCCTGCCCGGACGGCTGGCCGGGGTGCCCCTCGCCGCCGCCGTCAGCAGCCCGCTGCAGCGCTGCCGGGAGACCCTCCGGCCGCTCCTGGACGCCCGGCCCGGACTGCCGCTGCACACCGACGAGCGGATCAGCGAGTGCGACTACGGCGACTGGTCCGGCCGCAAACTCGCCGAACTGGCCGACGAACCCCTCATGGCGGTCGTCCAGGCACACGCCTCCGCCGCGGCCTTCCCCGGCGGCGAGTCGATGCGCGGCATGCAGCAGCGGGCCGTCGACGCCGTACGGGACTGGAACGCCCGGATCGAGGCCGAGCACGGCGAGGACGCCGTCTACGCGATGTGCTCGCACGGCGACATCATCAAGTCCGTCGTCGCCGACGCGCTCGGCATGCACCTCGACCTCTTCCAGCGGATCCACGTCGAACCCTGCTCGGTCACGGTGATCCGCTACACCCGGCTGCGCCCCTTCGTCCTGCGGCTCGGTGACACCGGCGACCTCGCCGGCCTCGCCCCCCGCGACACCGGCGACGACCGCGGCGGGAACACCGGCGCCGCCGAGGTCGGCGGCGGCGCGGGCGCACCGTGA
- a CDS encoding DUF3090 domain-containing protein: protein MARQVFLYDPPERFVAGTVGLPGRRSFFLQASASGRVTSVALEKTQVAALAERIDELLDEVVRRTGGNAPVPAVAPPDVADTAPLDSPVEEEFRVGTMALAWDGEEQRMIVEAQALVELDVESEEDLAEAEERLLQDEENGPPMLRVRLTGAQARAFAKRALDVVNAGRPPCPLCSLPLDPEGHVCPRQNGYRRGA from the coding sequence GTGGCCCGTCAGGTGTTCCTCTACGACCCACCGGAGCGCTTCGTGGCCGGCACGGTCGGGCTGCCTGGCCGCCGCTCGTTCTTCCTGCAGGCCTCCGCCTCGGGCCGGGTCACCAGCGTGGCCCTGGAGAAGACGCAGGTCGCGGCCCTGGCCGAACGCATCGACGAACTCCTCGACGAGGTCGTGCGGCGCACCGGCGGCAACGCCCCGGTGCCTGCCGTCGCCCCGCCGGACGTCGCCGACACCGCCCCGCTGGACAGCCCCGTGGAGGAGGAGTTCCGGGTCGGCACCATGGCCCTGGCCTGGGACGGCGAGGAACAGCGGATGATCGTCGAGGCGCAGGCCCTCGTCGAACTCGACGTCGAGTCCGAGGAGGACCTCGCCGAGGCCGAGGAACGGCTGCTCCAGGACGAGGAGAACGGACCGCCCATGCTGCGGGTCCGGCTCACCGGCGCCCAGGCCCGCGCCTTCGCCAAGCGGGCCCTCGACGTGGTCAACGCCGGCCGGCCGCCGTGCCCGCTGTGCAGCCTCCCGCTCGACCCGGAAGGACACGTATGCCCGCGCCAGAACGGATACCGCCGGGGGGCGTGA
- a CDS encoding SCO1664 family protein has translation MPAPERIPPGGVTVLDLLTKGELTVEGQVREASNAVLYCSVAHEGETAVCVYKPVAGERPLWDFPDGTLAQREVAAYAVSEATGWGLVPPTVLRDGPYGEGMVQLWIDADEGAELLGLVDREEPGDGWKAVGTAQVAEDRTALLVHADTPELRRLAVLDAVINNGDRKGGHLLPAPDGRIYGIDHGVTFHVDDKLRTLLWGWAGEPLPVEAAGVLTRLDGELAPGAPLATRLAELLTPAEIDAIRARVALLRTTGRHPEPSGQWPAIPWPPV, from the coding sequence ATGCCCGCGCCAGAACGGATACCGCCGGGGGGCGTGACGGTGCTCGACCTCCTCACCAAGGGCGAGCTGACCGTCGAGGGCCAGGTCCGCGAGGCGTCCAACGCCGTCCTGTACTGCTCCGTCGCCCACGAGGGCGAGACGGCCGTCTGCGTCTACAAGCCGGTCGCCGGCGAGCGCCCGCTGTGGGACTTCCCCGACGGCACCCTGGCGCAGCGCGAGGTCGCCGCGTACGCGGTCTCCGAGGCCACCGGCTGGGGCCTCGTGCCGCCCACGGTGCTGCGCGACGGCCCGTACGGCGAGGGCATGGTCCAGCTCTGGATCGACGCGGACGAGGGCGCCGAACTGCTCGGCCTCGTCGACCGGGAGGAGCCCGGGGACGGCTGGAAGGCCGTCGGAACGGCCCAGGTCGCCGAGGACCGCACCGCGCTGCTCGTGCACGCCGACACGCCCGAGCTGCGCCGCCTCGCCGTCCTCGACGCGGTGATCAACAACGGCGACCGCAAGGGCGGCCACCTGTTGCCCGCCCCGGACGGCCGGATCTACGGCATCGATCACGGCGTCACCTTCCACGTGGACGACAAGCTCCGCACCCTGCTCTGGGGCTGGGCCGGCGAGCCGCTGCCCGTCGAAGCCGCCGGCGTGCTCACCCGCCTCGACGGCGAGCTGGCCCCCGGCGCCCCGCTCGCCACCCGCCTGGCGGAGTTGCTCACCCCCGCCGAGATCGACGCGATCCGGGCCCGGGTGGCCCTGCTGCGCACCACCGGACGCCACCCCGAGCCGTCCGGCCAGTGGCCCGCGATCCCCTGGCCACCGGTCTGA
- the mshC gene encoding cysteine--1-D-myo-inosityl 2-amino-2-deoxy-alpha-D-glucopyranoside ligase has translation MHAWPASEVPALPGKGRDLRIHDTATGGRVTLAPGPVARIYVCGITPYDATHMGHAATYNAFDLVQRVWLDTKRQVHYVQNVTDVDDPLLERAIRDNVDWVGLAERETALFREDMTALRMLPPQHYIGAVEAIPGIVPLVERLRDAGAAYELDGDIYFSVEADPHFGSVSNYDSELMRHLAAERGGDPDRPGKKNPLDPMLWMAAREGEPSWDGGSLGAGRPGWHIECVAIALDHLGMGFDVQGGGSDLIFPHHEMGASHAQTLTGEYPMAKAYVHAGMVALHGEKMSKSKGNLVFVSALRRAGVDPAAIRLSLLAHHYRADWEWTDDVLDTAVARLDRWRAAVSRPDGPSADALVEEIREALADDLDAPAALAAIDRWAALQESEGGTDESAPGLVSRAADALLGVAL, from the coding sequence ATGCATGCCTGGCCCGCTTCTGAGGTCCCCGCCCTGCCCGGCAAGGGCCGCGACCTCCGGATCCACGACACCGCGACCGGCGGACGAGTGACCCTCGCCCCCGGCCCCGTCGCCCGTATCTACGTCTGCGGCATCACGCCGTACGACGCGACCCACATGGGTCACGCGGCGACCTACAACGCGTTCGACCTCGTTCAGCGCGTGTGGCTCGACACCAAGCGGCAGGTCCACTACGTCCAGAACGTCACCGACGTCGACGACCCGCTCCTGGAGCGCGCGATCCGCGACAACGTCGACTGGGTCGGCCTCGCCGAGCGCGAGACCGCGCTCTTCCGCGAGGACATGACCGCGCTGCGGATGCTCCCGCCGCAGCACTACATCGGCGCCGTCGAGGCGATACCGGGGATCGTGCCGCTGGTCGAGCGGCTGCGCGACGCCGGCGCGGCCTACGAGCTGGACGGCGACATCTACTTCTCCGTCGAGGCCGACCCGCACTTCGGCTCGGTGTCGAACTACGACAGCGAGCTCATGCGGCACCTCGCCGCGGAGCGCGGCGGCGACCCCGACCGCCCCGGCAAGAAGAACCCGCTCGACCCGATGCTGTGGATGGCCGCCCGTGAGGGCGAGCCGAGCTGGGACGGCGGCAGCCTCGGCGCCGGGCGCCCCGGCTGGCACATCGAGTGCGTCGCCATCGCGCTCGACCACCTCGGCATGGGCTTCGACGTGCAGGGCGGCGGCTCCGACCTGATCTTCCCGCACCACGAGATGGGCGCCTCGCACGCCCAGACGCTCACCGGCGAGTACCCCATGGCCAAGGCGTACGTGCACGCCGGCATGGTCGCCCTGCACGGCGAGAAGATGTCCAAGTCCAAGGGCAACCTGGTCTTCGTCTCCGCGCTGCGCCGCGCCGGGGTCGACCCGGCGGCGATCCGGCTGTCCCTGCTCGCGCACCACTACCGGGCCGACTGGGAGTGGACCGACGACGTCCTGGACACGGCCGTGGCCCGCCTCGACCGCTGGCGCGCCGCAGTCTCCCGGCCCGACGGCCCCTCGGCCGACGCACTCGTCGAGGAGATCCGCGAGGCGCTCGCGGACGACCTGGACGCGCCGGCCGCGCTCGCCGCGATCGACCGTTGGGCCGCGCTCCAGGAGAGCGAGGGCGGCACGGACGAGTCCGCGCCCGGCCTCGTCTCCCGCGCGGCCGACGCCCTGCTCGGTGTGGCTCTCTAG
- a CDS encoding NPCBM/NEW2 domain-containing protein → MQSSMRMRAALGGAVLSLLAVFAGPGTAQSAEPADSTVGDVTGFTADGPVYRLTAGAAEARVSFVTDETFRIELAPDGKYTDPTGQDIVLPQGAPPTTRWTDRGDRYELSTDRVTLRAYKSPLRFAAYRADGTALWSETKGLTWNQDRTVQTLARGATEQFYGAGMQNGRGNTSHRGKTVEVGVDYNWNDGGHPNSVPFYLSSAGYGVFRNTYAPNTYAFGEPVTTSARERRFDAYYFAGEGADAVKDVIGQYTNLTGKPFMPPVYGLEIGDADCYLHNANRGERRTLDALKVADGYVQNDMPNGWMLVNDGYGCGYENLGEAATGLQQRGMQLGLWTEDGLDKLADQVKAGQRVAKLDVAWVGAGYKFALDGCKAAHAGIEANSDARGFTWAPESWSGAQRCGVQWSGDQSGTWEYIRWQIPTYAGASMSGLAYTTGDVDGIFGGSAKTYTRDLQWKTFLPVTMTMDGWAANDKQPFRYGEPYTTINRSYLKLHESLLPYIYSHAHEATKTGVGLARPLVLEYPDDPKAATDTAKYEFLSGEDFLVAPVYKDDVRRDGIYLPKGTWIDYWSGRVHEGPQTLDGYSAPLDTLPLFVRAGATVPMWPGGIRSYTDRTPGSQLAWDVYPQGNSSFTLYEDDGVTRAHKAGRYATQRADVTAPARGAGDVTVRIGASQGAYTGKAASRPYAFTVHTGDAPTKVALEGTALPRHTSRAAFEAATQGWWYDAADRGGVVRVKTAALRTDRPFELTLTDTAAVGGAVPGAAATVSAPAGQELGAGVPGTVSVDVTAGDRDATGVAVGLTAPEGWKVTPAARIDRLPAGTTRRVQVTVTPPPGARPGESTLTASAGYRAASLDRVAIQRFAVGVMPEPPTADAWASDLVWLRSTNGWGPPERDRSNGESAAGDGRTLTLAGKTYDKGIGAHADSDIEVYLGGRCTRLTADVGIDDEINGYGEVAFSVEADGKVLWTSPKVTGASATVPVDVDLTGARHVHLRITDTNGSKSGDHGDWAAARFACG, encoded by the coding sequence ATGCAATCATCAATGCGCATGAGAGCTGCACTCGGTGGGGCGGTGCTCAGCCTCCTCGCGGTGTTCGCGGGACCGGGAACCGCCCAGTCCGCCGAGCCCGCCGACAGTACCGTCGGCGACGTCACCGGCTTCACCGCCGACGGCCCGGTCTACCGGCTCACCGCGGGCGCCGCCGAGGCCCGGGTCAGCTTCGTCACCGACGAGACCTTCCGCATCGAACTCGCCCCCGACGGCAAGTACACCGACCCCACCGGGCAGGACATCGTCCTGCCGCAGGGCGCGCCGCCCACCACCCGCTGGACGGACCGCGGCGACCGGTACGAGCTCAGCACCGACCGGGTCACCCTGCGCGCCTACAAGTCGCCGCTGCGCTTCGCCGCGTACCGCGCCGACGGCACCGCGCTCTGGTCCGAGACCAAGGGCCTGACCTGGAACCAGGACCGCACCGTCCAGACCCTGGCCCGCGGCGCGACCGAGCAGTTCTACGGCGCCGGCATGCAGAACGGCCGCGGCAACACCTCGCACCGCGGCAAGACCGTGGAAGTGGGCGTCGACTACAACTGGAACGACGGCGGCCACCCCAACTCCGTCCCGTTCTACCTCTCCTCCGCCGGATACGGCGTCTTCCGCAACACCTACGCCCCCAACACCTACGCCTTCGGCGAGCCCGTCACGACCTCCGCGCGCGAACGCCGCTTCGACGCCTACTACTTCGCCGGCGAGGGCGCCGACGCGGTCAAGGACGTCATCGGCCAGTACACGAACCTCACCGGCAAGCCCTTCATGCCGCCCGTGTACGGCCTCGAGATCGGCGACGCCGACTGCTACCTGCACAACGCCAACCGGGGCGAGCGGCGCACCCTCGACGCCCTGAAGGTCGCCGACGGCTACGTGCAGAACGACATGCCCAACGGCTGGATGCTCGTCAACGACGGCTACGGCTGCGGCTACGAGAACCTCGGCGAGGCAGCCACGGGCCTGCAGCAGCGCGGCATGCAGCTCGGACTGTGGACCGAGGACGGCCTCGACAAGCTCGCCGACCAGGTCAAGGCCGGCCAGCGGGTCGCCAAGCTCGACGTCGCCTGGGTCGGCGCGGGCTACAAGTTCGCCCTCGACGGCTGCAAGGCCGCCCACGCGGGCATCGAGGCGAACAGCGACGCCCGCGGCTTCACCTGGGCCCCGGAGAGCTGGTCCGGCGCCCAGCGCTGCGGCGTCCAGTGGTCCGGGGACCAGTCCGGCACCTGGGAGTACATCCGCTGGCAGATTCCCACCTACGCGGGCGCGTCCATGTCCGGACTCGCGTACACCACCGGCGACGTCGACGGCATCTTCGGAGGCAGCGCCAAGACGTACACCCGTGACCTGCAGTGGAAGACCTTCCTGCCGGTCACGATGACCATGGACGGCTGGGCCGCCAACGACAAGCAGCCCTTCCGCTACGGCGAGCCGTACACCACGATCAACCGCAGCTACCTCAAGCTCCACGAGTCCCTGCTGCCGTACATCTACAGCCACGCCCACGAGGCGACGAAGACCGGTGTCGGTCTCGCCCGGCCGCTCGTCCTCGAGTACCCCGACGACCCGAAGGCCGCGACCGACACCGCCAAGTACGAGTTCCTCAGCGGCGAGGACTTCCTCGTCGCACCGGTCTACAAGGACGACGTCCGGCGCGACGGGATCTACCTCCCCAAGGGCACCTGGATCGACTACTGGAGCGGCCGCGTCCACGAGGGCCCGCAGACCCTCGACGGCTACAGCGCCCCGCTCGACACCCTGCCGCTGTTCGTCCGCGCCGGGGCGACCGTGCCCATGTGGCCCGGCGGCATCCGCTCGTACACCGACCGCACCCCCGGCTCCCAGCTCGCCTGGGACGTCTACCCGCAGGGGAATTCGTCGTTCACGCTCTACGAGGACGACGGCGTCACCCGCGCCCACAAGGCCGGCCGGTACGCCACCCAGCGCGCCGACGTCACCGCGCCCGCCCGGGGCGCCGGCGACGTGACCGTACGGATCGGCGCGAGCCAGGGCGCCTACACCGGCAAGGCGGCCTCCCGGCCCTACGCCTTCACCGTGCACACCGGCGACGCGCCGACCAAGGTCGCGCTGGAGGGCACCGCCCTGCCCCGCCACACGAGCCGCGCCGCGTTCGAGGCGGCCACGCAGGGCTGGTGGTACGACGCCGCCGACCGAGGGGGAGTGGTCCGGGTCAAGACGGCCGCGCTCCGCACCGACCGGCCCTTCGAGCTGACGCTCACCGACACCGCAGCCGTCGGCGGGGCCGTGCCCGGCGCCGCCGCCACCGTGTCCGCGCCGGCCGGCCAGGAGCTGGGCGCCGGCGTGCCCGGCACCGTCTCCGTCGACGTCACCGCGGGCGACCGGGACGCCACCGGCGTCGCGGTCGGCCTGACCGCCCCCGAGGGCTGGAAGGTCACCCCGGCCGCCCGGATCGACCGGCTCCCGGCCGGCACGACCCGGCGCGTCCAGGTGACGGTGACCCCGCCGCCGGGCGCACGACCCGGCGAGTCCACGCTCACCGCGAGCGCCGGCTACCGCGCCGCCTCGCTGGACCGGGTCGCGATCCAGCGGTTCGCCGTCGGGGTGATGCCGGAACCGCCCACGGCGGACGCCTGGGCGAGCGACCTGGTGTGGCTGAGATCCACGAACGGCTGGGGCCCGCCCGAACGCGACCGCTCCAACGGCGAGTCCGCCGCGGGCGACGGACGGACCCTCACCCTGGCCGGGAAGACCTACGACAAGGGCATCGGCGCGCACGCCGACTCCGACATCGAGGTCTACCTCGGCGGCCGGTGCACCCGGCTGACCGCCGACGTCGGCATCGACGACGAGATCAACGGGTACGGCGAGGTCGCGTTTTCGGTCGAGGCGGACGGCAAGGTGCTCTGGACCTCGCCGAAGGTCACCGGGGCCTCCGCGACCGTCCCGGTGGATGTCGACCTCACCGGCGCCCGGCACGTCCACCTGAGGATCACCGACACCAACGGATCCAAGAGCGGCGACCACGGCGACTGGGCCGCGGCGCGGTTCGCCTGCGGCTGA
- a CDS encoding SMP-30/gluconolactonase/LRE family protein produces the protein MQHHLARRGFLGAAAALGAAALTGPLTSGPAHAAGAGGPWPTAFPLPRGFQPEGVAIGHSPYAYFGSLGDGSVYRVALATGEGRIVHQGLGAEKSTVGLKIDRAERRLFLAGGWSREIRVVDARSGALLRHFTGLGADTTMVNDVVLTPGAAWFTDSFQPQLYRLALDRTGEPGHEVTTVPLGGDWVQGADFTANGIERTPDGRALLVVNCVKDGGSLMRVDARTGTARTVDLGDLRIPAGDGLLLLGRDLYIVQQQKNQIDVVRLDAAGTRGTAIARITDPDRFRVPTTAAVWGDRIYLPNARFGLDEDPTAVDYDAVSVPRVQAP, from the coding sequence GTGCAGCATCACCTCGCACGCAGAGGATTCCTGGGAGCCGCCGCCGCCCTCGGCGCGGCGGCTCTCACCGGCCCGCTCACCTCGGGCCCGGCCCACGCGGCAGGCGCGGGCGGGCCGTGGCCCACCGCGTTCCCGCTGCCCCGCGGCTTCCAGCCGGAGGGGGTGGCCATCGGGCACAGCCCGTACGCGTACTTCGGCTCGCTCGGCGACGGATCCGTCTACCGGGTCGCGCTGGCCACCGGCGAGGGCCGGATCGTCCACCAGGGGCTCGGCGCGGAGAAGAGCACCGTCGGCCTCAAGATCGACCGGGCGGAGCGCCGGCTCTTCCTCGCCGGCGGCTGGAGCCGGGAGATCCGGGTCGTCGACGCGCGCTCCGGCGCGCTGCTGCGCCACTTCACCGGGCTCGGCGCCGACACCACCATGGTCAACGACGTCGTGCTCACCCCGGGCGCGGCCTGGTTCACCGACTCCTTCCAGCCGCAGCTCTACCGGCTGGCCCTCGACCGGACCGGCGAGCCCGGCCACGAGGTGACCACCGTCCCGCTCGGCGGCGACTGGGTCCAGGGGGCCGACTTCACCGCCAACGGCATCGAGCGGACCCCCGACGGGCGGGCGCTGCTGGTGGTCAACTGCGTCAAGGACGGCGGCTCGTTGATGCGGGTCGACGCGCGCACCGGCACCGCCCGCACGGTCGACCTCGGCGACCTGCGGATCCCGGCCGGCGACGGACTGCTGCTGCTCGGCCGCGACCTGTACATCGTGCAGCAGCAGAAGAACCAGATCGACGTGGTCCGGCTCGACGCGGCCGGCACGCGCGGCACCGCGATCGCGCGGATCACCGACCCGGACCGGTTCCGGGTGCCGACCACGGCGGCGGTCTGGGGCGACCGGATCTACCTGCCCAACGCCCGCTTCGGCCTGGACGAGGACCCGACGGCGGTGGACTACGACGCGGTGTCGGTGCCGCGCGTGCAGGCGCCGTAA